One window from the genome of Streptomyces sp. NBC_00708 encodes:
- a CDS encoding ferritin-like domain-containing protein — METPDNATDTPATTRIADQDWATASAQPQYRAAVVDLLGALAYGELAAFERLAEDAKLAPTLADKAELAKMASAEFHHFERLTERLTAIEVEPTAAMEPFARALDDFHRQTAPSDWLEGLVKAYVGDSIASDFYREVAARLDSGTRSLVLAVLDDTGHGNFAVEKVRAAIEAEPRVGGRLALWARRLMGEALSQAQRVVADRDALSTMLVGGVADGFDLAEVGRMFSRITEAHTKRMAALGLAA; from the coding sequence ATGGAGACGCCTGACAACGCCACTGACACCCCCGCGACGACCAGAATCGCCGACCAGGACTGGGCCACCGCGTCCGCGCAGCCGCAGTACCGGGCGGCCGTCGTCGATCTGCTGGGCGCACTCGCCTACGGGGAGCTCGCGGCCTTCGAGCGGCTCGCCGAGGACGCCAAGCTCGCGCCGACCCTGGCCGACAAGGCGGAGCTGGCGAAGATGGCGTCCGCCGAGTTCCACCACTTCGAGCGGCTCACCGAGCGGCTGACGGCCATCGAGGTCGAGCCGACCGCCGCCATGGAGCCGTTCGCACGGGCGCTCGACGACTTCCACCGCCAGACCGCCCCCTCCGACTGGCTGGAGGGCCTGGTCAAGGCGTACGTCGGCGACTCGATCGCCAGCGACTTCTACCGGGAGGTCGCGGCCCGGCTCGACTCCGGCACCCGCTCCCTGGTCCTCGCCGTGCTCGACGACACGGGGCACGGCAACTTCGCCGTCGAGAAGGTGCGCGCGGCGATCGAGGCGGAACCGAGGGTCGGCGGCCGGCTGGCGCTGTGGGCGCGGCGGCTGATGGGCGAGGCGCTCTCACAGGCTCAGCGCGTGGTCGCGGACCGTGACGCGCTGTCGACGATGCTGGTCGGCGGGGTCGCCGACGGCTTCGACCTGGCGGAGGTCGGCCGGATGTTCTCCCGGATCACCGAGGCGCACACCAAGCGCATGGCCGCCCTGGGGCTCGCGGCGTAG